A stretch of the Massilia sp. W12 genome encodes the following:
- a CDS encoding sulfite exporter TauE/SafE family protein gives MLNLSLLLAAAAAGLAGGLHCAGMCSPVLRLLQKQAPADIPGGGAQARVLWLQSAAAPAAGLLWQIKLHAGRLSLYMAAGGVAGLLGAGSLILQPDHAFARFWFLLSNLWLLLFAWRLLPGLLQPHTPRLAALLELPLQAGAALLQRLVSGARLAAVPARASQLFSQGRRHPFLLGLAWGCLPCGLLYLVLPLALLSASPLAGAVLLLVFGLCSLPHLLVLPGLMALRHPAARWLLTLALLALGGYGLLHADMQDMPAWMCVN, from the coding sequence ATGTTGAATCTGTCTTTGCTGTTGGCGGCTGCCGCTGCCGGCCTGGCCGGCGGGCTGCACTGCGCCGGCATGTGCAGCCCGGTGCTGCGTTTATTGCAAAAACAGGCGCCGGCTGACATCCCGGGCGGCGGCGCACAGGCGCGCGTGTTGTGGCTGCAGTCGGCGGCAGCGCCCGCTGCCGGCCTGCTTTGGCAAATCAAGTTGCACGCCGGGCGTTTGAGTCTGTATATGGCGGCGGGCGGAGTCGCCGGTTTGCTTGGCGCCGGCAGTTTGATTTTGCAGCCCGACCATGCTTTTGCCCGCTTTTGGTTTTTACTGTCCAATCTGTGGCTCTTGCTGTTCGCCTGGCGTCTGTTGCCCGGCTTGCTGCAGCCGCATACGCCGCGTCTGGCGGCCTTGCTGGAATTGCCTTTGCAAGCCGGCGCGGCGCTGCTGCAGCGCCTTGTCAGCGGCGCGCGCCTTGCCGCTGTGCCGGCGCGCGCCAGTCAACTCTTCAGCCAGGGCCGGCGCCATCCATTTTTATTGGGGCTGGCCTGGGGCTGTCTGCCTTGCGGCCTGTTGTATTTGGTGCTGCCGCTGGCCTTGCTGTCCGCCTCGCCCCTGGCCGGCGCCGTGTTGCTGCTGGTGTTTGGCCTGTGCAGCCTGCCGCATCTTTTAGTCCTGCCGGGTTTGATGGCCTTGCGCCATCCCGCCGCACGCTGGCTGTTAACGCTGGCCTTGCTGGCCTTGGGCGGCTATGGCTTGTTGCATGCGGATATGCAGGATATGCCGGCCTGGATGTGTGTGAATTAA
- a CDS encoding FixH family protein, giving the protein MQQSNQLDPALAAPPARQRWYREPWMALVLGGPLLVVCASIYTAVLAYQSDDKLIASDYYKRGLRVDEDLKRDEKAALYNMRALLTMSDKDVLLKLEGGVKAPPKMELLLSVGLEGHQIEQQFKLPLRQAEIGVYRAALPLQLWQSKHVWRVKLQHDDWRLTGQWQPSRDPEVKLQAAK; this is encoded by the coding sequence ATGCAACAAAGCAATCAACTCGATCCGGCGCTGGCGGCGCCGCCAGCGCGCCAGCGCTGGTACCGCGAACCCTGGATGGCGCTGGTGCTGGGCGGGCCGCTTTTGGTGGTGTGCGCCTCGATTTACACCGCTGTGCTGGCGTATCAAAGCGACGATAAGCTGATCGCAAGCGATTATTACAAACGGGGTTTGCGCGTGGATGAAGACCTCAAACGCGATGAAAAAGCCGCTTTGTACAATATGCGGGCGCTGCTGACAATGAGCGATAAAGATGTCCTGCTGAAATTGGAAGGCGGCGTCAAGGCGCCGCCTAAAATGGAATTACTGCTGTCTGTGGGGCTGGAAGGCCATCAGATTGAGCAGCAATTCAAACTGCCGCTGCGGCAAGCGGAAATCGGCGTGTACCGCGCCGCGCTTCCTTTGCAACTGTGGCAGAGCAAACACGTCTGGCGCGTCAAATTGCAACATGACGACTGGCGTCTCACCGGACAGTGGCAGCCAAGCCGCGATCCGGAGGTGAAATTGCAAGCTGCGAAATAA
- the ccoP gene encoding cytochrome-c oxidase, cbb3-type subunit III, protein MADFFNQGWSLWITVISIAGVIGCGLLLRSQSTVKVKLGPDGKPLPAGTTGHVWDEDLEESNNPLPRWWSIMFYLTLIFGAAYLFLYPALGSYAGYYNWSSKAQYEAEMAAAEKEFGPIFNKYMAMDVPSVAKDPQARAIGERMFLNSCAQCHGSDAQGSKGFPNLADTDWLYGGKPETIKQTITAGRHGQMPAMAAALGGDADVQNVANYVLSLSGAAHDPIKAVLGKPKFAACAACHGADGKGNQAMGAPNLTDKVWLHGGGLQNVMESITKGRDNQMPAHKEILSPAKIHLLTAYVWGLSNTIDAEQAGKIAQDLKDAKTGGK, encoded by the coding sequence ATGGCTGACTTTTTCAATCAAGGCTGGAGCCTGTGGATCACGGTGATTTCGATCGCCGGCGTTATCGGTTGCGGATTGCTGCTGCGTTCGCAATCGACAGTCAAGGTCAAGCTGGGGCCGGACGGCAAACCGCTCCCGGCTGGCACCACCGGTCACGTATGGGACGAAGATCTGGAAGAGAGCAATAACCCCTTGCCGCGCTGGTGGAGCATCATGTTCTACCTGACCTTGATTTTCGGCGCAGCCTATCTCTTTCTGTATCCGGCCCTGGGCAGCTATGCCGGCTATTACAACTGGTCTTCAAAGGCGCAGTACGAAGCTGAAATGGCGGCGGCGGAAAAAGAATTCGGGCCGATTTTCAATAAATACATGGCGATGGATGTGCCAAGCGTAGCCAAAGACCCGCAAGCGCGTGCGATTGGCGAGCGGATGTTCTTGAATTCCTGCGCCCAGTGCCACGGCTCTGACGCGCAAGGCAGCAAGGGTTTCCCGAATCTGGCGGATACCGATTGGTTGTATGGCGGCAAGCCGGAAACCATCAAGCAGACCATCACAGCAGGCCGGCATGGTCAAATGCCGGCGATGGCGGCAGCCTTGGGCGGCGATGCTGACGTGCAAAACGTGGCCAATTATGTGCTTTCGCTGTCGGGTGCGGCGCATGATCCGATCAAGGCGGTGCTGGGCAAACCCAAGTTCGCCGCCTGCGCCGCCTGCCATGGCGCGGATGGCAAGGGTAATCAGGCCATGGGCGCGCCGAATCTGACCGATAAGGTCTGGCTGCACGGCGGCGGCTTGCAAAACGTCATGGAAAGCATCACCAAAGGGCGTGACAATCAAATGCCGGCGCACAAAGAAATCCTGTCGCCAGCCAAGATTCATCTGCTGACCGCCTATGTCTGGGGCTTGTCCAACACGATTGACGCCGAGCAAGCCGGCAAGATTGCACAGGATCTGAAGGATGCAAAGACAGGCGGCAAATAA
- the ccoO gene encoding cytochrome-c oxidase, cbb3-type subunit II, whose translation MSKFTHELMEKNIGLLLVLTLVTISFGGLVEIVPLFFQKSTTQPVAGVKPYTALQLTGRDIYLREGCFGCHSQMVRPLRAETERYGHYSVPGESVYDHPFQWGSKRTGPDLARVGGRYSDEWHRIHLNNPRDVVPESNMPSYPWLAKTKLNPEDVTVKLRAMKTLGVPYTDEQIAKGPDELRGKTEQDALIAYLQVLGTAIRNKY comes from the coding sequence ATGAGCAAGTTCACTCATGAATTGATGGAAAAAAACATTGGCCTGCTGCTGGTGCTGACGCTGGTGACAATCAGCTTTGGCGGCCTGGTGGAAATCGTGCCCCTGTTTTTCCAAAAATCCACCACTCAGCCGGTGGCGGGTGTGAAGCCCTATACCGCCTTGCAACTCACCGGGCGCGATATTTATCTGCGTGAAGGCTGCTTCGGCTGCCATTCGCAGATGGTGCGCCCGCTGCGTGCGGAAACTGAGCGCTATGGCCACTATTCCGTGCCGGGCGAATCGGTGTATGACCATCCCTTCCAATGGGGCAGCAAGCGCACCGGCCCGGATCTGGCGCGCGTGGGGGGCCGTTACAGCGATGAATGGCACCGGATTCACTTGAACAATCCGCGCGATGTGGTGCCGGAATCGAATATGCCGTCCTATCCCTGGCTGGCGAAAACCAAGCTCAATCCGGAAGATGTGACGGTCAAGCTGCGCGCCATGAAGACCCTGGGCGTGCCTTACACCGATGAGCAAATCGCCAAAGGCCCGGATGAATTGCGCGGCAAGACGGAACAGGATGCCCTGATCGCTTATCTGCAAGTGCTCGGCACGGCGATTCGCAACAAATACTGA
- the hemN gene encoding oxygen-independent coproporphyrinogen III oxidase gives MNARLAAEDAAQLIIDEELIRRFNKSGPRYTSYPSADRFQASFGALDYHQALKRRAALLEAGQAAPLSLYVHIPFCASLCYYCACNKVITKNKGQGGEYIRYLQRELQLASQHMPAGQSLRQLHFGGGTPTFLNNAELTQLMDILRAGFVFEDGAELGIEIDPRTVSHNSMAQLAALGFNRTSFGVQDFDAAVQQAVHRIQPYAMVQEAMQAARENGFSSINVDLIYGLPKQNLGSFDATISQVLELMPDRIALYNYAHLPQRFKPQRRILEADLPSAEERLQIFLLSLRRLTEAGYVYIGLDHFARPDDSLSQALRDHRLHRNFQGYTTSAECDLLALGASSIGLIGDAYVQAQRELPQYYAMLDAGVLPVEKGFHFSRDEKLRRTVIQHIMCARPLDFAAFGQAWQIDFSAYFAPELARLQSYQDMDLIQLDAQGLRITARGRMFVRAVAMEFDAFLHQATQATYSRLI, from the coding sequence ATGAATGCAAGGCTTGCGGCAGAGGATGCTGCGCAATTGATTATTGATGAAGAACTGATCCGACGCTTCAACAAGTCCGGCCCGCGTTATACCTCCTATCCCAGCGCAGATCGTTTCCAGGCCAGTTTTGGCGCACTTGACTACCATCAGGCGTTGAAACGCCGCGCGGCATTGCTCGAAGCCGGGCAGGCGGCTCCGCTTTCACTCTACGTGCACATCCCGTTCTGCGCCTCGCTGTGCTATTACTGCGCCTGCAACAAAGTCATCACCAAAAACAAGGGGCAGGGCGGGGAATATATCCGCTATCTGCAACGTGAATTGCAATTGGCCAGCCAGCATATGCCGGCTGGCCAAAGCTTGCGCCAATTGCATTTTGGCGGCGGCACGCCAACCTTCCTCAACAATGCTGAATTGACGCAGTTGATGGACATCCTGCGCGCCGGCTTTGTTTTTGAGGATGGCGCAGAACTGGGCATTGAAATCGACCCGCGCACCGTCAGCCACAACAGCATGGCCCAGCTGGCCGCCTTGGGTTTTAACCGCACCAGTTTTGGGGTGCAGGATTTTGATGCCGCCGTACAACAGGCGGTGCACCGGATTCAACCGTATGCGATGGTGCAGGAAGCCATGCAGGCGGCGCGCGAAAATGGTTTTTCCTCGATCAATGTCGATTTGATTTACGGCTTGCCCAAGCAAAACCTGGGCAGTTTTGACGCCACCATTTCGCAGGTGCTGGAATTGATGCCAGACCGCATCGCGCTCTACAACTACGCGCACCTGCCGCAACGCTTCAAGCCGCAACGCCGCATTCTGGAAGCGGATCTGCCGTCGGCGGAAGAGCGTTTGCAAATCTTTTTATTATCCTTACGCCGCTTGACCGAAGCCGGCTATGTGTATATCGGCCTGGATCATTTTGCGCGGCCTGATGACAGCCTGAGTCAGGCCCTGCGCGACCATCGCCTGCACCGTAATTTCCAGGGCTACACCACCTCCGCCGAATGCGATTTGCTGGCCCTGGGCGCATCCAGCATCGGTTTGATCGGCGACGCCTATGTGCAGGCGCAACGCGAATTGCCGCAGTATTACGCCATGCTCGACGCCGGCGTGCTGCCGGTGGAGAAGGGCTTTCACTTCAGTCGCGATGAAAAACTGCGGCGCACGGTGATTCAGCACATCATGTGCGCGCGGCCGCTCGATTTCGCCGCCTTCGGCCAAGCCTGGCAAATTGATTTCAGCGCTTACTTCGCGCCCGAGTTGGCGCGCTTGCAAAGCTATCAGGATATGGACTTGATCCAGCTCGATGCGCAGGGTTTGCGCATCACTGCGCGCGGACGCATGTTCGTGCGTGCTGTGGCGATGGAATTCGACGCCTTTTTACACCAGGCCACCCAGGCTACTTATTCCCGCCTGATTTGA
- a CDS encoding cbb3-type cytochrome c oxidase subunit 3 — protein sequence MDFNLLSAFFTGLSMLVFCGIVYWAYSRENSTRFEQLGSLPLDEGSTEAGDVAKSNKEMENNHG from the coding sequence ATGGACTTCAATCTGTTGAGCGCTTTCTTTACCGGACTGAGCATGCTGGTCTTTTGCGGCATCGTGTACTGGGCGTACAGCCGGGAAAACAGTACGCGCTTTGAGCAATTAGGCAGCTTGCCTCTGGATGAAGGCAGCACTGAAGCCGGCGACGTGGCTAAGAGCAATAAGGAAATGGAAAATAATCATGGCTGA
- the ccoG gene encoding cytochrome c oxidase accessory protein CcoG, with translation MKVIPIKPVPAPTEAPQAQAGELAPGEVREVEQALYEVRKKIYPRAVHGWFASWRIALIIFTQTLFYGAAWLEWNGRQAVLFDLASRKFYIFGIVFWPQDFIYLAILLVVSALSLFLFTAIAGRLFCGYACPQTVYTEIFMWIERKVEGDRGARIKLDQAGMSLQKFSRKFTKHFLWIALALWTGFTFVGYFTPIKHLAHEFATFSLGPWEMFWVFFYAFATYGNAGWMREQVCKYMCPYARFQSAMFDKDTLTITYDERRGEPRGSRNKKDDPAKLGLGSCVDCGICVQVCPTGIDIRKGLQYECIGCAACIDACDQVMDKMGYEPGLIRYTTQRALDQNMPAAQERGEMWRHLLRPRTLIYTGALLLICLLTAFSLTVRQPLKVDVLRDRGLPRVTDTGAVDNVYRLQIMNTEEKPHRYEIAVEGLSGIAIVSDPTFELGPATTQSIPVRVRVPADQAQKGSNRITFIVRDRETASVEVREKAVFLAPRN, from the coding sequence ATGAAAGTCATACCCATCAAGCCGGTTCCGGCCCCGACCGAAGCGCCACAGGCGCAGGCCGGGGAGCTTGCGCCTGGCGAGGTGCGTGAAGTCGAACAGGCTCTATACGAAGTCCGCAAAAAGATTTATCCGCGCGCGGTGCACGGCTGGTTCGCCAGCTGGCGCATCGCTTTAATCATTTTTACGCAAACCCTGTTTTACGGCGCTGCCTGGCTGGAGTGGAATGGGCGGCAAGCCGTGCTGTTTGATCTGGCGTCGCGTAAGTTTTATATCTTCGGCATCGTGTTCTGGCCGCAGGATTTTATTTATCTGGCGATTTTGCTGGTTGTTTCCGCGCTCTCACTATTCTTGTTCACCGCGATTGCCGGACGCCTGTTTTGCGGCTATGCCTGCCCGCAAACCGTGTACACCGAAATTTTCATGTGGATTGAGCGCAAGGTTGAAGGCGATCGTGGCGCCCGCATCAAACTCGATCAGGCCGGCATGTCGCTGCAAAAATTCAGCCGCAAATTCACCAAGCATTTTCTGTGGATTGCGCTGGCCTTGTGGACCGGCTTCACCTTTGTCGGGTATTTCACGCCGATCAAACATCTGGCGCATGAATTCGCCACTTTCTCACTCGGGCCGTGGGAAATGTTCTGGGTCTTCTTCTATGCCTTCGCCACCTACGGCAATGCCGGCTGGATGCGTGAACAGGTGTGTAAGTATATGTGTCCCTACGCCCGGTTTCAGAGCGCTATGTTCGACAAAGACACGCTCACCATCACATATGACGAAAGACGCGGCGAACCGCGTGGTTCGCGCAATAAAAAAGATGATCCGGCCAAGCTCGGCCTGGGCTCTTGCGTCGATTGCGGCATCTGTGTACAGGTCTGTCCTACCGGGATTGATATCCGCAAAGGTTTGCAATACGAATGCATCGGTTGCGCCGCCTGTATCGACGCCTGTGATCAGGTGATGGATAAAATGGGGTATGAACCTGGCTTGATCCGTTACACCACGCAACGCGCGCTGGATCAGAATATGCCGGCGGCGCAGGAGCGGGGCGAAATGTGGCGCCATCTGCTGCGTCCGCGCACCCTGATCTATACCGGCGCATTGCTCTTGATCTGCCTCTTGACCGCGTTCAGCCTGACCGTGCGTCAGCCCTTGAAAGTGGACGTGCTGCGCGACCGTGGTCTGCCGCGCGTGACAGACACCGGCGCAGTGGACAATGTGTACCGCTTGCAGATCATGAACACCGAAGAAAAGCCGCACCGCTATGAAATCGCAGTGGAAGGCTTGAGCGGGATCGCGATTGTTTCCGATCCAACTTTTGAATTAGGCCCGGCCACCACCCAATCCATTCCGGTGCGCGTGCGCGTGCCGGCGGATCAGGCGCAAAAAGGCTCGAACCGGATTACCTTCATCGTGCGCGACCGTGAGACGGCGAGTGTGGAAGTGCGCGAAAAGGCCGTGTTCCTGGCGCCGCGCAATTAA